The Gavia stellata isolate bGavSte3 chromosome 15, bGavSte3.hap2, whole genome shotgun sequence region CTGTCACCTGGAGCGGGAccctgcccgccccgcggggcagACGGTGCTGTCAGCAGCAACTTCGCTCCCGTCTCTGGCATTAATAGGAATGGTGGCTGGGGAGCCAGCGTTCCCCATGCTCTGCTGCATGTGGGGCTGAGTCTGCCTGTGATTAGCACGATCTCTGATTTGAAatccagctttttttccttttttccccttttcctggAGGAGTTCCCAGTCTCTCAGCTACTGAATGCAGAAGTGCTTGTGGTTGTTCTTTTGGACGGGGGGAGAGGTTGGGGATCCAAATCCTTGCTCGTCCCCAGACCCCTCCTCTGCCGAGCAGGGATCTGTCCTGCTGCCGTGCATGCCTCCCGGGATGCTCTGCCCCAgtctgcagtggggctgggagttGGCAGGAGTGGGGCTGTCTGTCCTGCCCCCATGGCCCAAGCATCATCTGCTGCGACATTCTGAAAGGTCCCTGTGCCATCCCCAGGGCAGAGAGACGCCCCCCCGCCATGGCGAGAGCATCCCTGGAGAGAGCAGGCTGGGATGCTGGTGGGTGCAGATGGGCAGTGCTGTGccgggcaggcagggagggcggGAGAGGGGTTAAAACTGCGGGGAGCTtggagcagggcagaggggcCCAGGCTGCTAAGGGGGACTCCAAGGGCAGGGTCTTGATGGGGACGGTGCTGGAGCCCTTGCTGCCACGCTGGGTGGCCCACCTCCTGCATCAGCGAGGAGAGGGGCCCCGTCCCCAGTGTCAGCTGGGCAGACTGGGGGGAGGCACAGCTCTGCGTGGGGCTGAGCACCCTGGCGTGGGGATCCCCAGGACGGATGGGGTCCTTGGGATAGATGCAGTCCTGGTCATCGGTCATCACATGCAGGGTCTGCCAGAGCCACGGCCTGGGGGCTGCTTCCCACAGTCCGGGAGTGAGATGGAGTGAGGGGGGCCGTGGTGGCCGGGAGGTGACAGGGGAGTGTGCGTGCAGGGCGTCCCTGCCGGCATGGAGCAGGGCCGTGCGTGCGGGGAGTGACGCAGGCACATGGAGGGAGGAGGTGTGTTGCGTGTGGGGCACACGTGTTGGTGGGGAGGCAGCGAGCGTGTCTGGGCGTGCGCAGGGGGGTGGCTGGCGAGAGGCAGAGCAGCGTCGGCAGGCAGGGCGAgagggggtgggtggggtgggtgcaggCACCCGGGGGCTGGCGAGGTGGGGAGCGGGTGCAGGATCACCCCCGGGCCAGGACACGTGGTGCCCAGCCACAGCTGGGCGGCACTTGCTGTTCTGAGTGTGCAAACAGTATCGGGAGCGTGTGTTGGGAAGGGGGTGCCTGCGGAAGTGTGTGTGGCTCATGTGGGGAGTGTGTGCTGGGTGGCTGCTGTGCAACGAGCGCGTGAGGCTGCAGGCACAGAGCGGTGTCGAGCAGTGGTGCTGGTGTGAGTGGCGCGGTTGTTTTATGCCTGTGCACAGCACAaggaggggtgtgtgtgtgtgtgcacgcgtgTGCAGCGCACGCCGGGAGCGTGAGCTGtgcaccagcagcacagccacgTAGGGAGTTCACATGCGTTTGAGAAAGCACCTGCAGATCCACCTGGAGGGATGCTGCGCTTGTGGAGTGCTGTGTGTCCGAGGAGGGTGCGTGTGCCGCCTGCCCAGCGAGGTGCGTGGCTGAGCACGCCTCTTGTGCCAGCCTGGCAGTGCGTTGGCCGGGCCAGACTCAGCCGTGGGACCTCCCCTCGCGCTGGCCTTGGGGACACTGGCGAAAGCCGCCAGTGCACGTAGAAGAAATGTAGAGCTTTTTTTATCCTACCTTTTCTAAATGAGCTGGGGTAGTGCCAGTGGGGAGGTGGGACGGGGAGCTGATGAACTTGTCAtgagctgggaaggggagggctGTTCCCGGGACTGCGGGTCAGTGCCGGACAGGGCGCTCCAGCTAacgcttcctctcccttttctcttaGAGAAGAGACAGGACAATGGGCGAGTGTATTACGTGAACCACAACACACGGACCACCCAGTGGGAAGACCCTCGCACGCAGGGGTAGGCAGTCTGCGGGGGGAGGATGCTTGCGGTTTTGGAAGGTCCGGGTGATGAGCTAGCGAGCGCTGAGAGCTGGCCATGCCGAGGGGCTGAgtgggctgcagtgctggggagccAAAAGCACTGAGAACTGCAGGCAGCGagcaggcagtgctggagcCCAGGAGGGTTGGACACCGCAACCCTTGGCATCGTGGGGCAGCTCTCCGGCTTGCAGGAGCTGAGGGTAGAGATGAGGAAGCGATGGGGAAGACTGCAGGGCTTTCTGGGCAGAAAGAGGTGCTTGCTTCTTGCCCTGTCTCCTTCCCGCAGGGCTCTGTATGGGTTCCTGAGAGCTCTGGGTTGCAGTTCTCCAGAGACCTGCCCCAGCTGAGGACCTGGCCCAGGTCTCCACTGAGGCCACCTCTCCTGTAGACAGAGTGAAGCTGTAGCTGTGGCCAGTGCTGGCCGTGGCCAAGAGTGCAGCCCAGGCAGGGCTCCTGTCttggggtgcaggcaggcgCTCGCTAATCCCATACCCTGAATCCTTCCTTTTGCCTGGCATGGAAGTGCAGATTGAAGGTGGTCCCCAAGGGCAGCCATTCGGAGGGCCACTGTTCAGGGCGAGGGATGTCCGAGGTGCCTTCCCAGTGACCCCTTCCTTATCGGCAGGATGATCCAGgagccgccgctgccgcccggtTGGGAGATGAAGTACACGAACGAGGGCGTGCGCTACTTCGTGGACCACAACACTCGCACCACCACCTTCAAGGACCCGCGCCCTGGATTCGAGTCTGGGTAAGCATTTTTGGGCCGGGCCCCTCgccctgcagccaggctgcacGCTGGGAGCTTGGACTCGAGCTGCCTGTTAGCAGCTCATGCCTTCCCGTGGTTGTGACACGGAGTGGGGGAAGTGGGTCAGTTTTGTTGCAAACACACTGAGTGGTGGGTTTAGGGACTCGTATTTGGCTCTGATGGAGGAGACCTGCACCCCGAGatcttcctcctgcctggcaggCGATGGGGCTGCTGGGGCCGGGCAGCTGgcgctggggcaggcagggatgctgaACCAGGGCCCGTGCTGCTTTTGCAGGAGCAAGCAGGGTGGCTCCCCGGGGGCATACGACCGGAGCTTTCGCTGGAAGTACCACCAGTTCCGCTTCCTCTGCCACGTGAGTAGAGCAGCTGGAGCGCCTCGGCAGCtcggggctgctgggctggatggGTGCGTGGATGGCCTGACCCTGTGGGCAGGCGTGGGTGAGGAGAGCCGCTGTGCCAGCCTGCACAAAGCCTCGTGTCTTTGCCTTGCTTGTAGTCAAACGCGTTGCCCAGCCATGTGAAGATCAGTGTTTCCCGACAGACGCTCTTTGAGGACTCCTTCCAGCAGGTGAGGTGCCGGGACCGCAGAGCCTGGGGACGTGTGGAGCCGGCCCTCGCACCAGCCTGCCGTGACACTTCCCCTTGCTTCTCCCCAGATCATGAACATGAAGCCCTACGACCTGCGGCGCCGCCTGTACATTATCATGCGAGGAGAGGAGGGCCTGGACTATGGCGGCATCGCTAGGTGAGCGCCGGCGTGCCAGACCACGCGCCTGCTGCTGGACAGGGCTGTGCCCTGCCTGCGGCGGGAGTCCCTAAAGGGCAGTGCAGGCACGGGAGTCCGTCCAGCAGCTGCACTCGGGGTTCCCAGCCTTTCTGCAGTGCCTGCTTGGGCAGAGGAGCTCAGGGATATTCAAACTGGAAACAGTGTGAGTTTTAGGAATGGTGGAACACCCTGAAAGCATTGCACCAGCCTGTCCCTGGCACAGAgagggccgggggatccagcTGGGGCTCTCCTGCCGTGCCTGGGGCATGGGAGCGATGGGTCGAGCGGCCTCTTCTCCCCACAGCCACCTTCGCAGCCAACAGGTCCTGGTGTGTGCTGGGGCAGACGTGGTGCGATGCAGTTGCTGCAGCCTCCACTGCCTGCCCTGAGGATAGTGTTACCACAGAGCATGGGCTGTGCCTCGGCTGCAGGGGGGTCCCGTGTCACCGTGAGCCCCCGCCGGCTCGCTCAGGGTGTCTGCCTTGGTGCTGGGCTAATGCTTCTCCCTGCTTGCCGCCGCCCCAGCATTCGTGCTGCCGTACTCTCGCCCATTCCTCCTTTGTGGTGCCGCTGCCCCCAGCGCTGGTGCAGGGGCTCCTGCTCTCCGCCTCTCTCTGTGTCCTGCCAGTGGTTTTACCCTATGGTAGGTTACGTCATGCTGTTCTACCACAGGGTAGAACCACGGACGGGATGCCGGGGCTGCCTCTGCGTCCGAGGACTCCCGTCTCCCTGCGCGGctgggggagcaaagccaggatgGTACCCGTCCCGTGCTGCTTTGAGCTTGGGGTGGGGCTCCCAGGGGTGGTCTGTGCCGGGAGGCTGGGGGGTGTGTGCACAGCTGGGGGGGTGTGTGCACAGCTGGGGGGGTGTGTGCACAgcagcgtgtgtgtgtgtacatgtacGACAGCGCGGGTGGGACTGAGCCGCGTGGTGCCTGCCAGGATCCCCGGCGCTCCAAGCGGGGCCTCCGGCAAACTGGGGTGTTTCTTGCTGGTGTCTCTGGAAGCCCTTCCCAAACCACACACAGCACCCCTGGGGCAGAGGACACCCTCGCCAGGTCACACCAGGGCCCAACGCTTGCACTGGCACCCCGAGGAGACGGGTACCTGGTTTGTGCGGAGTGTGCTGTGGAGTCGCGCGGCTGTCCCCTCCACCGGGGCGCAGCCTCCCCACGCAGCCCCTGGGCACCCCAGCTCCTCGAGCCGCTCCTCACCGCGCTCCCATTTCCTCTCGCCCCAGGGAGTGGTTCTTCCTCCTGTCCCACGAAGTGCTCAACCCCATGTACTGCCTCTTCGAGTACGCTGGCAAGAACAACTACTGCCTGCAGATCAACCCTGCCTCCTCCATCAACCCCGACCACCTCACCTACTTCCGCTTCATCGGTCGCTTCATCGCCATGGTAAGAGCCCGGGGTGACGGGGCGAGAGGGGTTGGGGAGGCGACGGGAGACGAGAAGCTTTGTGTCTCCCCCGCCGAGCAGGGGCCCTGCAGGGGATGGGGGTGGTCCGCGGGGCGAGGGGCAGCTCCGCATGCCATGGCTGCGCTCGGCTCAGCGCTGTCGCTCTCCTTAGGGCCCTTCTTGCTCGGGTGTGGGTCTGTGGGAGACGGGCCATCGAGGGAGTGCTGCGGGGTGATGCATTTTAAATCTGGGGAATGGCCGTGGGGACGGAGGGGACCTGGTTTCCCAGGGGCCGTGTGGCGGGGATGGCTCCAGGCCTTTGGCTGCCACCCCAGGTGCTGTCGGGTTTGCAGCTCTGGGGCCTATTTTTAGCCCCAGCAGTGTGAGATTTTCCAGCTGCCCAAGCCCCAGAGCAGGTCCTCTCGTTCGTCTCACGTTCCCTAAGGCCAACGTGCCGCAGGTcgcccagccctgggctggcaggggggctgctgggggctcCCCGAGCTTGGGGAAAGGTCCCTGGCCCGTGGCCCTGCGAGGTGTGTGCAGGAGGCGGCTGTGCGCTGCTCCGGTCCCCGCtctgtcctgccctgccctgccctgcgtGTTGCAGGATACCAATAAAACCCCAGACTATTACTCACCGCTGGGCTGTTCTAGACAAGCGTCTGCATTATTTTTGGCTGCCTTTGCCTTGAGGCTCCTGGAAGCCAGGGATTCAGGGaagccacagcacagctctgttTAAACAAGTGCTCTTAATAGAGCTGTGAGGGGAGAAGGAGACGGTGGAATTcgtggtggggaggggagaggggctgcgAGCACACCCGCAGCGGGTGAGTCTCCCCTGGGCAGCGCTgtcggggggcgggggggggggggagcctGCTCCTCCCCACCGCGTTTGCCAGCCAGGAGTGAGTGCTACAGCTCTGGGACCCCGGGAGCGATTCCCTTTCTCCTTGTGGCTGCCCCAGTGGTGGAGCACCGTCTCGCCCCACGGGTCTGTCCTGGGGTCCCCTGTGACCCGGCGTCGCCTCTCCACCGCAGGCTTTGTATCATGGGAAGTTCATTGATACCGGCTTCACGCTGCCCTTCTACAAGCGGATGCTGAACAAGCGGCCCACGCTGAAGGACCTGGAATCCATCGACCCCGAGTTTTACAACTCCATCGTCTGGACCAAGTGAGTGTCCTGCGCTCCCTCCCGGCCCCGGGCCCGTGCTGCTGTGGGGGAGGCAGCGCTCCTCCCCACGGTCCCTCACCGCTGCCGGGTGCCTTTGTCAGAAATCACATCCCGGTGCCCTCCTGCAGGGAGAACAGCCTGGAGGAGTGCGGCCTGGAGCTGTACTTCATCCAGGACATGGAGATCCTGGGCAAGGTGACCACCCACGAGCTGAAGGAGGGTGGTGAGAGCATCCGGGTGACGGAGGAAAACAAGGAGGAGTACATCATGTGAGTGGCTGTCCCTAGGCCCCCGCTGGGCACCTACCCccgctggctgcagggcagttCTGGGGTGGGAACATGGGGCTTGGGACGTGGCCGCTTCCCTGGGCTACGTGGCCTGTGACAAGTATGGGCTGGCGCAGTCGGCCGAGCTCCGCTGCGGTCTGgcttgctgctggctgggcagTTGCCAGTACTTTCAGgaaagaggagaggggagagagggtGAGACTTCTCTCTCTGTCCCGTGGCTGCTCACCCTGCCTGTCCGCCgctgggctggctgggggctgccagggcccTCTCCTGCTGACGGTAGGCTCTGGCCGGGGATGTGGTTTGCACCCCTCGACCTCCAGACACGTGCTGGTTTGTGCGCAGGGCTGTCTGCTGTGCTCGTGTTTGGAGGTGGAGAGAGAAACCCGCTAGTGGGAATTGAGGGGAGCCTTGGTGATTTGCAGgagcccctctccccctccccacacacccATGCAGCTCCCGGGGCCCTCCCCACTGGCAGGAGGGATGGTGGGGGTTCCCTGTGCCGGGCCAGCAGTGCCGGCTGCCTGCCGACTGCCATCTGCCTTCCCAGGCTGCTGACGGACTGGAGGTTCACGCGGGGCGTGGAGGAGCAGACCAAGGCTTTCCTGGACGGCTTCAACGAGGTGGTGCCGCTGGAGTGGCTGAGATACTTCGACGAGAAGGAGCTGGAGGTGAGCTGGCGCCTTTGCTGGGACAGGGAAGCGGAGATACCGGTGTTTCCCAGCCCGCTGCAGGCTGCCCCAGGAATGGCACACGGTGATGGCGGAGTGCACCGGCTCCACTTGCACTCTCTGCCCCTCTGCCCTGTTGATGGGGGTACCCCCACTCCAGGTGGTCGGGTCTGTGGGGTGGCTCGTTGGGTCTGTGGGGTGGCTCGTTGGGTCTGTGGGGTGGCTTGTTGGGTCCGTTAGCAAGAAAATGTCTTGTTGGAGGCTCGGAATTCCTCCCAGACACCTCCGTTGCTCAGTGCTGGAGCCTGTGCCTTGTGAAGCCCAGCACTGGAGGAGCCGGTGCGCCGACACGCGGCCGCAGGGCCCTGTTTCTATCCCCATGCTGAccgtcccctctccccagctgatGCTGTGCGGCATGCAGGAGATCGACATGAACGACTGGCAGAAGAATACCATCTACCGGCACTATACCAAGAACAGCAAACAGATCCAGTGGTTCTGGCAGGTGAGCTCCAGCGCCGGCAGCACCTCCGTCCTGCTCCGCAGCCCTGGCATTGtcccctgcccgtggcaggcagggctggtCCGGGGCAGGCAGCCTTGCAGGCTGTcaggaagaacaaaatacaaCCACAAGCACGTGTTCAGCAAGCAGCGTTTGGCTGTGGCTGCCGAGGACAGCAGGCAGCATTTAGTGGTCAGCGTGCTTCTAGCAATAGCTGCTCTCTTGGGCAGGACGATGAGAGGGGGTGACATGTAATAGAGCTGTGCTACTTCAGGCGGTGCAGCTCCATGCTGGCCGGGAGAGAAGGGGGTCAAAAATGGCTCTGAAGGAGGTCAaagctgggcagagctgctccccaccGGCCCCGCGGGATGCACTCGTCCCTGAGGATGCAGGACTGGAGGCGAGGGCTGGACCACATGCCCAGCGTGCTGCATCGCCCCGGGCTGTGCCTGAGCCCGGCCGGCCGGAGGGCGTGGGGTGTTCATGGCAGGAGCCGTGCTGCAGGATGGTGCCCCAGGCCCGGCCGGGCCGTGGGCTCGGGGGTGACGGGGATCCCACTCTCCTGCCGCGTTCTTGTCATAGGTGGTTAAAGAGATGGACAACGAGAAGAGGATCCGGCTGTTGCAGTTCGTGACAGGGACCTGCCGCCTGCCCGTCGGGGGGTTCGCGGAGCTCATCGGTGCGTGTTCCTGGGCGCTTGGCTTGGGCGGGGGGTCCTGGGGAGGTGAGCTGGGGCAGCGGCTGTGTGGGGGGGCCGGCGGGTGGGCCCTGGCTGTCCATGTCTCCATCACAGAGTGCAGGGCAGCCCACAGCACGTAAGCAGTGAAGCAGCTGCGACGTCTGAGCACGGTGATTTAATCTGGTGGCATTGTACCCAGGCAAATTCCTTAGCCGTGAACTGTGCTGCCACAGTTAACTTTGGTAGTCCAGTTTGTAATCTCATTTTGCATGAGATTTGatttttgatttaattttgatttttgtgctATGAAACCCCTTTTCCAGAAAACCACAGTGTGGTATTATTCTGCTCTCATCCTTTAATTTGCTACTTCTCGGGGCCGGTACCAGCCTTTCCCTTACTTTCCTGGAATCGGTGTCAAGCTAACCAGCTAACTTAGCCCACTCGTTTATTCTTGCTGGCATATTAGCTTTTTTCCAGCCCCCTGGAACCTCTCCAGCATTCACAATCTGTTAAAAAATGACCTCAGTGACTCAGACTTCCTGAGTCAGGTCCTTTAAAACTCTTGGATGGACCCACGCAGTCCTGCGGGTCTACAAACAAATACGTTTTAGCACTTGCTATTTAACCGTCCTGCTTGGAAGCCACGCTGTTATCTCTCCATGCTGTGAATACGCTTTgcagctttctcctttcttgttttttgtaCGTCTTCTCCACAAAGGGGTCAGAACAGGCAGCGAGTGCTGCTACAGATTTATGGCTCAATGTGTCTCTAGGATCAAGTGATGGTGCGATCTGCTGGCTAATGGCGTGTcagagggttttctttttcagctccTAGTGATGTAATGAGATTTGCTGTGCTCATAATTAACAGGCAGCAACGGGCCCCAGAAATTCTGCATCGATAAAGTTGGCAAAGAGACGTGGCTGCCTCGGAGCCATACATGGTAAGTCATTTCTCCTTGGCCCCGTTAGGAGCACACGGGGACAACCGCTGGCAGTCTCTGCGGGGCTGCATGGGGCCCCGGGCGCCCTCCGCCCACGTTCCTGTGGGACGTAGCTGCTGTTCCTGGCCCTGCATCTTACCGCAGCTGCTGCGCGTGGCTGAGGCTGGAGGGGACCCTGCCATGGGGAGGAGAATTGGGATCGCAGCGCTATTCACAGCCTCTGCTGTCTCCCCAGCTTTAACCGTCTGGATCTCCCTCCCTACAAGAGCTACGAACAGCTGAAGGAGAAGCTGCTTTACGCAATTGAGGAGACGGAAGGATTTGGACAGGAGTGACGGAGCTTTGGTGCTTTCCCGGGGCGGGAAGGGGAGGGCCCTGGAGCGCTGCCGGCTGCGAGGTCCTGCCTGCCGGTGCCCGGGGAGCCCAGCGCCGAGCCCTCTCCGCGGGATGGTGTGCAGGCAGCTGCGGACACTGTTGCTCATGTTCTTGTGCGAGATCTGCACTAACGCAGCCCCGGGGCAAACGGGTCCACGTTTCCTTCCCCAAACAAATTCGAGGTGTGACGGGGAGGTGGACGCAAAAGCCTGGCTCCGCTCAGCTGTGAGGGGACGGGGCGAAGCCCTGGGCCTCGGCAGGTAGGCGCGGTGCACCGAGGCTCCCCGGTACCCCCTTGCCGACACAGTTAAGTGAGATCTGGTTTTGGCACAGGCTATTTTTCCCCTTACTTTCTGCCTTCTCATGGCATTTTAATACatgcaggagaggaggggaaatggCTCTCGAACCGACTCTCAGGTCGCATTTGGGCCCTATCCTGCACCTGGCAAAGGTAACAGGGAACCCCCAGTCGATGCTGCTGGGGCTGATGCCTCGCACGAGGGCTGGGACGGCCCCCTCCCACGGCTGCCCAGACCCAGCTCCTGGCCGACCATGTCTGTTGCGTGTTTTGATTTGCAAGCGTGTGGCCCCTGTGCTgttgtatttaatatttaagtGGTATGTTGCTCGGAGCTGGTGCTCCGCAGCGGCCTTGGGGGCTCCCGTCATGTTCAGGGCACATCTGGCCTTTGCTTGGGTCATGGTTCGGCCCAAAATCCCTGTGTTTCCTCTGTTGCTGGCCAGGCTGGTGCCAGGAGCTCCCGGAGCTGCGGGTgagggcaggatcaggcctctGCCCCTCACCTGGATGCCACCTCCGCTGCTGCTCCCCCCCACAGCGTGCACTGGGGAGACGGACCCGCGCGAGCGTTGGTGTACATAGCTGTACATAAAGGAAGTCCATGGATACAAGACACTGCAATAGCTTTTGACTGGTAACCGGATAGTTTTGTACTGCACCATCCTGCCTCAGCGACGCCGACTTCTTGTGCAATAAACAATAAGCAGCTGCCGAGGTGCGTGTCCCTGGTCGGTGTGTCGCATGGGGGGGACAGCCTGGTGCAGCCTCGGGGGGGTCTGTGTGGGGACTTGGCTGAAGGGCTGTGGTGGGCGCCCGGAGAGGGGTCAAAATAGTATCTATTTTTTCCATGCACCCACTGCACAGGAGGATGAGGCTGGAtgcagctctcctgcctgtCTTCACCCAACCTATAATCAGAGTCGGCTAAAAATGGCTCCAGGACACTTGGCAAGAGCTGGAGCAGCCTCCCTGTGCCACCGTGTGAAACCCAGCGCAGCGCTGGTGGAACAAAACCAGGTGCGTGAGGCCAATGGCCACAGGCTGGTGGCGTTTAGTAGAAAACCCAACATGAGCAGAACGAACCAAACCTGCTGTTCGTATCAGTGGGGGGACAGCCTTCATCCAGGAATTTTACCATGACtttgcttttcagcagctgCCTTGGCTGCTTGGTTCTTTGTGtgggtttggtgtttttgtgggtttgtttttcttctttaatagtCTGTACTTGTGCGGCGCTGTGGGAGATCCTTGCCAAGCGTGGCCCAGCCAGTGCCAGCCCACTCCCAGAAGAAACGCTTCCATTGCTCTCGGCAGGCTGCTGGCGCTTTGCGCTCTTCCGGCACCAGCGTGCCGACACGCTCATGGGTGCCTGGAGCCCCGGGTGCTGCTCGCACTCAGGCATGGGAGGTGGCAGGGGCATGGGTGGCATcttgtgctgggagaggcaTGTCCCCCTCTCCTAGAAGATAGTGCTGGAGCACATGTTGTGTCTGTGCTGCCCGTTTGGCCCAGGAGGGCAGCGAGCAGCAaccccctgccctgtccccgtTATCCTGGCAGAGGATGGTGACATGGTGCAGGACAGCAGATCACAGCCGTGGCTGTCCCAGAGGTGCTGTGGCTCCCCCGTGTCACACCAGCACAGTGCTCTGTTTCCTTCGCTGGCACGGAGCTGTGGAAGCTGGAACAGCAGCGATGTGCCACCTGTGCCACCCTGCCAGGCACCGAGGTGCCTAAGGACTGTGCAAACAGGAACCAGATTAAATATACAGATGTCTATGTTGCATGAAATGGCCTAATTTTAACCAATTAGTCCTGAACAATGCAAATATGTACGCTCACTGCAAGCGTAATACGGTAATGACCTGACAGCTTACGGGAGGGTGTTCACACTGTGGTAGCATcacacacagcctctcctcctcgcCAGAGCAGGATCCCATCTTCTCGCCCCTCTGTTTCCACCCCTGCAGAGCATCACATGAGCCAGGAGAATAGTTTTTAATCTACtctctttcttttgtaaagTGTCAGGTAACAAAACAGCCAACCCTGACCTTGTCACTGGCCAGCTAGAAAggacagcaaaaaagaaaaaaagcaattctaTTAGCACAGCACAAGGTAGAGCTGGAAGAAACCAGCCAGCAGTAGCAACAGCCTCTTTGCCAGTCACCCCGCGGTGCTTCCGGAACgcagcacctcctcctcagCTCAAAAATTAATTGATGCCAATGAATTGGGTCTCACACAGCAGTGAAAACTCCCAGGGACTGGTAAGACACGTACCTAGCATGAACTCTCACACAGTACGTGGTAGAAATCCTCAGCTGTTGCCCTGAAAGGCCTTGAAAGCGCACTGGCGGAAGgaactaaaaaaattaa contains the following coding sequences:
- the WWP2 gene encoding NEDD4-like E3 ubiquitin-protein ligase WWP2, translating into MAAASSSRARAGLPCEKSQLSVKVVSVKPKVHSRSSRMNCYVEVAGDGLPSETKKTGKQIGSSELLWNEILILNVTAQSHLDLKVWSCHTLRNELLGTASVSLGNLLKSGGKLENRQLTLDLQTENKGSVVSGGELTIFLDGPAVDLGSLPNGSAVTEGECRPTPHACGGSEHEAVSSGGERSGAESLAPGTSEQASECQQPPPLPGSQVPGRDPSSTAAATEGRHQPPSTNCFGSRPRTHRHAAGVARQNPGSGEQSPSARSRHRQQAKSTQHASMANGTVNGDATGAADVEEERPTAGATIPTVAASGVADSSVAPALTSSGEAEEAASGSSAPPARAAVLALDALPPGWEQRELPNGRVYYVDHNNKTTTWERPLPPGWEKRVDPRGRYYYVDHNTRTTTWQRPTAEYVRNYEQWQSQRNQLQGAMQQFSQRFLYQSSGAPSDNDPLGPLPPGWEKRQDNGRVYYVNHNTRTTQWEDPRTQGDPFLIGRMIQEPPLPPGWEMKYTNEGVRYFVDHNTRTTTFKDPRPGFESGSKQGGSPGAYDRSFRWKYHQFRFLCHSNALPSHVKISVSRQTLFEDSFQQIMNMKPYDLRRRLYIIMRGEEGLDYGGIAREWFFLLSHEVLNPMYCLFEYAGKNNYCLQINPASSINPDHLTYFRFIGRFIAMALYHGKFIDTGFTLPFYKRMLNKRPTLKDLESIDPEFYNSIVWTKENSLEECGLELYFIQDMEILGKVTTHELKEGGESIRVTEENKEEYIMLLTDWRFTRGVEEQTKAFLDGFNEVVPLEWLRYFDEKELELMLCGMQEIDMNDWQKNTIYRHYTKNSKQIQWFWQVVKEMDNEKRIRLLQFVTGTCRLPVGGFAELIGSNGPQKFCIDKVGKETWLPRSHTCFNRLDLPPYKSYEQLKEKLLYAIEETEGFGQE